The proteins below come from a single uncultured Carboxylicivirga sp. genomic window:
- a CDS encoding DUF3298 and DUF4163 domain-containing protein, whose amino-acid sequence MRSILLLSTALLLLVSCNSAKKSEKKWKFENKSISNESDIMTQTIQYPVFANDFVNREITNIITEWSNEFKSEIGTESVSENWKSEQSINAEVFTSNKGELSILFSNYLFTGGAHGNTLLKSCSFDSEGKEVLNLSSIIKGKYFGKLQELSRKKLKEQLGYEGFVDDGTQTIGDFSVFVLSSDSISFYFPQYQVASYADGIQKVSFQWSTFAPNKEVN is encoded by the coding sequence ATGAGATCAATTTTATTACTAAGCACTGCATTATTGCTACTTGTTTCTTGTAATAGTGCCAAAAAATCAGAGAAGAAATGGAAATTTGAAAATAAATCCATTTCTAATGAGTCCGATATTATGACTCAAACTATTCAATATCCTGTTTTTGCAAATGATTTTGTAAATAGAGAGATTACAAATATCATTACCGAATGGAGTAATGAGTTTAAATCCGAAATTGGAACAGAATCTGTTTCCGAAAATTGGAAAAGCGAACAATCTATTAATGCAGAGGTTTTTACTTCGAATAAAGGAGAGCTTTCTATCCTCTTTTCAAACTATTTATTTACAGGTGGAGCACATGGGAACACATTACTAAAATCGTGTTCGTTTGATTCGGAAGGAAAAGAAGTACTCAATTTGTCCAGCATTATTAAAGGTAAGTACTTTGGTAAACTTCAGGAATTAAGCCGTAAGAAGCTTAAGGAGCAACTCGGATATGAAGGGTTTGTAGATGATGGAACTCAAACCATTGGTGATTTTTCAGTATTTGTACTATCGTCTGATTCAATTAGTTTTTACTTTCCTCAGTACCAGGTTGCATCGTATGCTGATGGTATTCAAAAAGTATCATTCCAATGGTCGACTTTTGCACCTAATAAAGAAGTGAACTAA
- a CDS encoding tetratricopeptide repeat protein, which translates to MKRYIISLLLFIPLALFAQDGRFEEANNHYINGEFDEAITTYNEILQTGMESGNLYYNLGNAYYKNGELANAILNYERARLLKPHDKDIQYNLELAYSQTADKIDDVGEFIFIKWIASFRNKATSDFWAYAGIGFFILTLIAAALYIYSRSVVLKKIGFYLGIIFLFHVVVTVSFSYRQRAKLINRDHAIVFSPTVAVKSSPDESGTEIFILHEGTKVEVKSTLGTWKEIEMGNGNVGWIKEDAITII; encoded by the coding sequence ATGAAACGATATATTATATCCCTACTGTTATTTATTCCGCTTGCTTTATTTGCTCAAGACGGAAGATTTGAAGAAGCAAACAATCATTATATCAATGGCGAATTTGACGAAGCTATAACAACCTATAATGAGATTTTGCAAACCGGAATGGAAAGTGGCAATTTGTATTATAACTTAGGTAATGCTTATTATAAAAACGGAGAATTGGCAAATGCCATTTTAAATTACGAACGTGCCCGTCTATTAAAGCCTCACGATAAAGATATTCAGTATAATCTTGAGTTAGCTTATAGTCAAACAGCTGATAAAATTGATGATGTTGGTGAATTTATCTTTATAAAATGGATTGCTTCGTTCCGTAACAAAGCAACATCCGATTTTTGGGCTTATGCAGGTATTGGCTTTTTTATTTTAACATTGATTGCTGCAGCCTTGTACATTTATTCGCGCTCAGTAGTTCTAAAGAAAATTGGCTTTTACCTAGGTATTATTTTCCTTTTTCACGTTGTTGTAACTGTTTCGTTTAGTTATAGGCAAAGAGCCAAATTAATTAATCGTGACCATGCCATTGTTTTCAGTCCTACGGTTGCTGTAAAAAGCTCGCCTGACGAAAGTGGAACAGAAATATTTATTCTGCACGAAGGAACAAAGGTTGAAGTAAAAAGTACATTAGGAACTTGGAAAGAAATTGAGATGGGTAATGGTAATGTTGGATGGATAAAAGAAGATGCCATTACAATAATCTAA